One Arachis hypogaea cultivar Tifrunner chromosome 18, arahy.Tifrunner.gnm2.J5K5, whole genome shotgun sequence genomic window, attattaatatactaGCATTACAGTTTGACAGTGAACCATGACACTACAAGTCGTTACTATTTCTAAAGGAAGGCTGGGGATATTGGTTGCACCTTGCTGTTAATACTATTAGTTTTCCTTCATAAAGGATGATCGGTGTTGTTAGCCTACATTGTTCAAGACAATAATCTGTTTCTGGAAAAAAGGACTTAACTTTGTGCTGCTCTGTTCTAACTTCTATCATGCAACTAGTTCACCTGCTGTAACTTTCTAGTGCTTGTAATTTTGTCTAGACTGTTGGTATTTCTAGGTGCTCTTTTTCTGGTGTTAAATAACCAAGAACATTCTCTGTAACATCTGCTGTGTTCTCTTATTTGTTTGGAGCCTTTGACCTTTCACCTTTGCATGTCTTTTAAAGTGGAATATGTTGGAACCATGAGTGTGGTAATGTGGTACAGTGTAGCATGTTTTCTCCAATGTATACATTCATCTATCAACAACATTCTCAATTAAATTATTACGCAAGTTGAATGGCTTTTGTTATCAAATTGATGTGGAATTTCCCTTTGAAGTATTTCTTTTATTGGCCTTTATTATCGTTGTTAATATGTCTGCAGATCCACATTGCATTGAATGGCTTAGTTGCACCCTTAGTATTATTTCTGTCCATGTACTTATGAACATCCGACTTTCAGGATGAAACTGGAGTATACAAGAACCTCTTACAGGAAATTGCACAAAGGGTAGGGGCACCATTGCCTCTGTACACAACATACAGGTCAGGCTTAGGACATCTACCTGTTTTTACTGGGATGGTAGAATTGGCTGGAATTACATTCACTGGTGAACCAGCCAAGAATAAGAAACAAGCTGAGAAAAATGCAGCAATGGCGGCTTGGTCATCTCTTAAACAATGTAAGTGGCTGGATTGCTTTTGTCTGAAAAATTAATTGCTTTCATGGGAATATGGCGCTTTTTACATTCATATGTCCTGgatgtataatattattttatgtagACTACAAAATGGAACAGGGGCAATAACCAACCTGGCCTGTTTCCTTTATTCTCATTATTGTAAGATATGTGGTAAATCCTTTGTTCTTCAACACATTGTAAACTTGCCAGCCAGCAATAACAAAAGAGCATGCTGCCACCTTCCCAAACCTGGTGTGGTAGTACTTTTCTTTCACCATTCCAGATTAAAATTCTCTGATAGACATAATATTACATGCCAGATAGTTTATTTCACCTCCTTTTCGTTTACCCCTTTTTTAACCAAAAGATTAAAAAATCTAtgtaaataattgaattttaactaGCAATATTTTTTTTCCTCACCAGTGGCAAAAGAAACTGCAAGCTCTTCGAATGAACCAGAGATCAATGATGAACTTGAACAGATCACAATAGCACGGGCTTTACTGAACTACCGCCAGAAGGAAAAAATGGCAGTGTCAAATCCAAATGCTTTAATGCCGTTCCAAAAGAAATTTCATATTCAACATCCCAGGGCATCCAGTCCACAACCTCTACCTGCAACTACATCAAAGATCCTTCCCCTAATTTGCCTAAAGACAGCACCTCGAAATAAGCCCTCATTGGCAACCGCAAATGAAGGACCTCGAAGCAGGCATCCTTTAACAGCTAGTGACAGTTCCCTGTTACCACCACAATCTTCTGCACTAGAAAGCCGAGTTGCCCGTCCCATAAAGTTCCCTGCAGCAGGAGCAGCACCATATGTTCCCCTTCGACATATGAGATCATCATGCCATGGAATTGCTCCTGCAGTGAATATACGGTCAGTAGTACCTGTCTATGCTGCACCACCTCTTCCACCACCCGGCACAGTGCCCCAGCAGGTTATAAGGGCTTCTACTGTACAACTTGCTCCTCCGGTCACTATTAGGCAAGCTATTCCAGTATATGCTGCTCCACCAATAAGTAAAGATGAACCTGCTCCTGTTCAGAAGCAAAACCCCCTTACCCCGGTTAAAGAAGAAAAACTGCCACCTAAAATTAAAGAGACGGATGCCAAGTTTGAGAACGCATTAGCAGAATCACGGACAGCACAAATCTTGGAGCAgctgaaaatttgaaatatatagaATTCAGCATCCATGGGAATGTAGCCAACTTGTCATAGTTTTGTGCTGATCTAGAATTTGCTTCTCATCTTATAATGAGTGATGTTAAATCATCCCTTCCATTTTCCTTCTCTACCCCCATTTTGTCCTGTTAAACGCAACAATTGGTCGGGTTAATTAGCACCAGCAGCCCAATATATGTGAAAATTTAAGAGCAGTTTGGCATGTCATTTGCTCTCTCCgcatttttctttccatttttttccctttttttttttaaatgtatgtCATTTCTTAGTATTCCTTGTCAGCAAGTCTGCCAGTTCGATCATCTTGCATTGTTCTTGCGAATGGTCTTTTCTACTCCTGCATGTGGAATTCCCTGACCAACATTGCAAATACCGTTTCAGATCAGAGATTGAGTCTCTGCAAGTGGAGGAAATGAAAAAGGTTGTGTTTGAAGCCAGAAGCCTTACTCGTTGAGGCTTGCAGATCACATTAGGAAAAAGGATCTATTATAGATCATTTATTAGGTTTTCTAGGTTCCCCCTGGACTCCATGGTGGTTATCTATACTTGTTATTCATGTTATATAATCGAGCTACATCAGGAGAATCTGATTCTTCAGCaagttacttttatatttttcacAGGATTGAGTTGTGCATGTGGAAGTTTCTTGCGGAATTCTAACAAGTAACCACTCATATTTGGACAAACTTGCATTTAAGAGTAGGTTTTACTAATTTTGTCCAACATTTTATGGGTGTTGCTAATTTTCTTGTTTACCTAAATGTAAGTGATTAGACTTTTGCTCATTAGTACGGGAGAAGTTACATCATTTTCAAAGGTTCTGAGACTATGACACCAGCTTGAGTAGTACTTCGATTCAAATCCAAATACTGGATCGTAGTTTACAAAACAAAAtaatgttatttatgtttgaatgtTACTCTCAGAAATGTCATTTATAATGTATACAAATAGTTGAATTTAAGGTAAAAGGGATTCACAGCTAGGTTTTAGGATGAAGTTGTAGGTTTTGAATAAGTTGAAGTTGGTTGTATTTATTGGGTCAAAATTAGAATTTACCACTGCCTTCTCACTCTCAAGGTATGAAACGGTGGttgattatttttcttctttttccccttTAGAGAGGGAACAGTCTTACACATTAGTCTCATAAAGTAGACCTTTCTGGTACTGAACCAGTAATCACAACCACTGTTGAGGAACTTGGCACACCCTTTTATCTTAATCATCTTTGTCACGTACCATTCAATTCAACATGCACTCTTTAAAGTTGTTCAAATGTGCAGTAAAGTTGAAACACCTCCCCCTTAGCTGTGAAGTCATTTTCGTCCTGTCGTTGAATTACAAAGCCTTTCCTGTGTAGTAACAGATAAAATAGCATTCAAAGTTGCAcacttttatttgttttttcccCTTTGTAAATCACCATGATACAAATCTCACATTCTATAATTGTACAGGGCAGTGCCCCAGAGTGGTCATGTGGATCCTTAACTGTGTTGGAGTCTTAAATGGAACTGCAGAAGTACTCTTGGTGAAGTAGTTGGTGTGTGTTTAATGCCTCTGAATTTCACAGACCACAGAATTTGAAGTTGACCCTTGTTCTTGTTTAATTCGCTTTATGAAGAGAAATACTTGCATGTTCTTTTAGCACATTTAATACATATTTTAGAAATATTTGCAGTCACTCATTTTTCATTTACAATATTTAAAAGTTAtatgaaaagtaaaaataaacttGTAAAATACACGCTTAAATATGCTTTAAGAACATGCAAGTATTTCTCGTTAATAAGAAGCAGAACCTCTTTTCTATAAACATTGCTATCAGTAACTGCAAGTTTATATGCCATAACTGAGTCCACACACCCCAAAACGCATAAATGGTTAATTCTCATAAATTCATTGCAATGTAAAACTTGTTTTGTCTGCCACTGGAGTCTGGACACTACTCTCTGTCTCTCACAACACCACCTCTTATCCTATCTTTCTGCATGATaatcaaattcaaaccaaatccACCCTCATATATATTGGGATTAAAGAGACATAGAGACATATTAAAATCAATTGGTAGGTTCCTTCAGACACAATGTTAGATAAACAGCATTCAACATGCAACAATGTGCATTAAAAACTCAATGCCGTGCTTCGAAAATATCTTTGTCTAACTTGATTGGTTTCTACTTTCTACCAAGACACAAAAGTTAAGGTAATAAGGTTAAATAATCAGTAACCATTCACCAACTTAGAAAATTGGTTAAGATGATAAATGCCTTAGACTTCATTTAGATCAATCAAGAtattatagaaatttttttttttatattgtattaatAATTAACCATGATACGTATAAACAAAAAATCAACCACCAAATgagttaaacaatatatatatataatgattaatttagtgactgatttttagCGTgcagataatattttttattaacaatataCAATGGTAAGAGTAAAAGAAAAGGAATTATTTGACACTGTAAAATGTGAAGACAGTTCCAGGATGGCATATAGAGACAAAAGATATGGAGAAAGCTAGCTATGCAATGGATCCCTCAATATATTCCCTTGAGCATCTCACATCAAAGGTACAAATCTTCAAATTTATTTGGTGCTGTTTGTTTGCATCCTGCTTGGGAACCTTTTACTTGCCTAAACTTTActcataaaatattaaaatcacaACAAGGAGGATTTTTTAACACATGATATTGGTTAGATAAATTCAAAAGtataaagatatttaaaaaaatgtaattatcttctttttcttaaggtaatttagttgtttttgttcttcctttgtttcttttaatttccttGACTAATTTTTAAAGACAGAAGCTAACAAAATTGAGAAGGGAAAATACAATTTTGAATCTTTTAAATCTACTATAAGCTATATGTGCACTTATGTAGATCTATCCAGTGCTGAAGTTAAAGATGTAACTAGCTGTCTCAAAAGAATATAGAATAAAAATCAATATGcatgaattaaaattttgtacttttaattacaaattatcaTCTAGAACTGGAATCGGTGATCACCTTGATGAAATGACTAATGGGTCCCTTGTGCCTTTCCCCCTTGGCCTAATTATACTGATCTTTCGGACAGCTTAGAGGTTACATCAGGTAGTTACATAATTGATTTGTTTGTCATgtagtatgaaaaaaaaaaaaaagaggaaaaggaaaactttttaaaatatttaatttcaattatttgAACTTATTTAAATAAACCAAACAAAAATTACTTCCAAAGTTAGTTTTCTATTAAAAGAAAATTGTATAAGAAAACACATCATGTGAGGATAAAAGGAAAAATTGCatataaagaaattaaaagataaattattatACGAGTTTAATTTTAATCCACTGACAGTATAAAACGTTTTATATAGTAATCGTATAATCATATTTCTTCTTTTTGATGACCATTTATATGACCaatataaaaagtagttatttttaatgtgtagTGTTCCGAGTTATGTAATTAGATACACATATAAATTacaattttaaaaagtaaattacaatttaACCTTGTAGGATGAATGGTATATATATTATGTGTACAGTAGTATTAGGGGTCAGcatattttataatttgtagtcatcaattatctgtcattaatatttttaaaattatatctaatactgtaaaattatattttttttactgattaaatactgactaaattttaataaaagtgttaaCAGTTTAGactttttctcatgtgtatatatAGTATTAGCCGGAATAATAGGGTTTGTGGTGCCCTCCATTCAAACCAAATGCATAGTTGTGGTTTGGCACCACCCTTAACCACCAAGACAGTGCAGGGGGCATCTTTATCCATTTGTGGGTTAAATCTTTATGGTGAAAGCAACAGAACCTCAAAATTGGGAGGGTGGTGTGATGTGatcaaatacaaaaaataaataaataaattgtaggACCAATCACActtttgtttcatttttatttcttaCAAAT contains:
- the LOC112771054 gene encoding double-stranded RNA-binding protein 2; translation: MYKNQLQELAQRSCFNLPSYTCIREGPDHAPRFKATVNFNGETFESPHYCSTLRQAEHSAAEVALNSLSHRGPSHSLAAKILDETGVYKNLLQEIAQRVGAPLPLYTTYRSGLGHLPVFTGMVELAGITFTGEPAKNKKQAEKNAAMAAWSSLKQLAKETASSSNEPEINDELEQITIARALLNYRQKEKMAVSNPNALMPFQKKFHIQHPRASSPQPLPATTSKILPLICLKTAPRNKPSLATANEGPRSRHPLTASDSSLLPPQSSALESRVARPIKFPAAGAAPYVPLRHMRSSCHGIAPAVNIRSVVPVYAAPPLPPPGTVPQQVIRASTVQLAPPVTIRQAIPVYAAPPISKDEPAPVQKQNPLTPVKEEKLPPKIKETDAKFENALAESRTAQILEQLKI